The sequence gggtaggcagaccattccataaaaattgagctctataggaattctagggacaattaggaggcctgcatcttgtgaccgtagcgtacgtgtaggcatgtacggcaggaccaaatcagaaagataggtaggagcaagcccatgtaatgctttgtaggttagcagtaaaatcttgaaatcagcccttgccttaacaggaagccagtgtagggaggctagcactggagtaatatgataaaaaaaattggttatagtcaggattctagcagccgtatttagtactaacaaaagtttatttagtgctttatccgggtagccggaaagtagagcattgcagtagtctaacctagaagtaagaaaagcatggattaatttttctgcatcatttttggacagaaagtttctgatttttgcaatgttacgtagttGGAAAAAagttgtccttgaaacagtcttgatatgttcgtcaaaagagagatcagggtccagagtaacgccgaggtccttcaccgttttatttgagatgactgtacagccatcaagattaattgtcagattcaacagaagatctctttgtttcttgggacctagaacaagcatctctgttttgtccgagtttaaaagtagaaagtttgcagccatccactttcttatgtctgaaacacaggcttctaagCGAGGTCAATTTTGGTGCTTCACCatttttcattgaaatgtacagctgtgtgtcatccgcatagaagtgaaagttaacattatgttttcgaatgacatcccctagaggtaaaatatatagtgaaaacaatagtggtcctaaaacggaaccttgaggaacaccgaaatgtaattgatttgtcagaggacaaaccattcagacaaactgatatctttccgacagataagatctaaaccaggccagaacttgtccgtgtagaccaatttgggtttccaatctctccaaaagaatgtggtgattgatggtatcaaaagcagcactaaggtctaggagcacgaggacagatgcagagcctcggtctgacgccattaaaaggtaatttaccaccttcacaagtgcagtctcagtgctatgatggggtctaaaaccagactgaagcatttcatatacattgtttgtctttaggaaggcagtgagttgctgcgcaacagctttttctaacatttttgagaggaatggaagattcgatataggccgatagttttttatattttctgggtcaaggtttggctttttcaagagaggctttattactgccacttttagtgagtttggtacacatccagtggatagagagccatctataatgttcaacataggaggaccaagcacaggaagcagctctttcagtagtttagttggaatagggtccagtatgcagttTGAAGGTTTAgaagccatgattattttcatcattgtgtcaagagatatagtacgtaaacacttgagtgtctctcttgatcctaggtcctggcagagttgtgcagactcaggacaactgagctttggaggaataagcagatttaaagaggagtccgtaatttgctttctaatgatcatgatcttttcctcaaagaagttcatgaatttattactgctgaagtgaaagccatcctctcttggggaatgcagctttttagttagctttgcgacagtatcaaaaatacatttcggattgttcttattttcctcaattaagttggataaataggatgatcgagcagcagtgaggtctcttcgatactgcacggtactgtctttccaagctagtcggaagacttccagtttggtgtggcgccatttccgttccaattttctggaagcttgcttcagagctcgggtattttctgtataccagggagctagtttcttatgacaaatgtttttagtttttaggggtgcaactgcatctagggtattgcgcaaggttaaattgagttcctcagttaggtggttaactgatttttgtgctctgacgtccttgggtaggcagagggagtctggaagggcatcaaggaatctttgggttgtctgagaatttatagcacgacttttgatgctccttggttggggtctgagcagattatttgttgtgattgcaaaattaataaaatggtggtccgatagtccaggattatgaggaaaaacattaagatccacaacatttattccatgtgacaaaactaggtccagagtatgactgtgacagtgagtatgtccagagacatgttgtacaaaacccactgagtcgatgatggctccgaaagccttttggagtgggtctgtggacttttccatgtgaatattaaagtcaccaaaaatttgaatattatctgctatgactacaaggtccgataggaattcagggaactcagtgaggaacgttgtatacggcccaggaggcctgtaaacagtagctataaaaagtgattgagtaggctgcatagatttcatgactagaagctcaaaagatgaaaatgtcatttttttttttgtaaattgaaatttgctacagtaaatgttagcaacacctccaacACCTCCGCCGCTTATTATGTCATTATTCTGTTTTTATAACTTTGGATTGCATTTATCAATAGTTTTATGTTGTCAAACCCTGCTGTTCAATGTATGTATCAATATTTGATGCACAGTAGTACTTTATAGCATAGGTTTGTAAAGTTTATCATTTTAGTGTAAGCCTGTGGCACATCAATGTCAATGCAGTTCAATTGactgttcctcctctccccttaGGCAGTGTGTATGCAGGAGTGGCAGGGTTGGTGCTGGTTCTCCTTGCCGGGTTCTTACTGCCCTTATTGCTGCTGTGGCTCTGGAGGCAGCAGACCAAAGAGAGGGCCGGTCAAGAGACCTTGGCCACCAATAGTGCACCGGCCAAAGGTGAGTGACACTGTCAAGTGTACTCCACTGTATCAACAGTTCTGCCAAGTGTTCGGCTATACTGCAGAGTTATAATTATaacatgtaggctactgtagttaCAGGAAGTAATGTGTTGTTATTTGGCCAACCCAAATAGAGGCACCTATGTTTCAATCTATGATTCAGTTTGTAAATGATCAAAATATAGGACTGTAGTAGGTTTCTGAAAAGCCTACAATGTTCATTCAGACATTGTGAGTGTTGGTTTGATTTACTGAGATGTATTTTCCATGCACTTCCAGGATTTACTGGACCTGCAAAAGCACCAAAGTAAGAGCATGATGAACAAATCAtatttgtgttttttacatttgtcTTCCTGTGTATGACATTATAATTAGCTGCTCACTATGTTGATCACGTGTCTGCTGTCACCACCAGGGGGAGGAGTCAGGCCCAGGCTGGGGATGAGGGAGAAGTCTATTTGAACTGCTGTGAAACCAACCAAGCCTACAGCGACCTGTGCCCCGCCTACATGACATGAGATGATACCTACGCCACCTTGGGATAATTCCTACGCCACCTTGGGATGATTCCTACGCCACCTTGGGATGATTCCTACACCACCTTGGGATGATTCCTACACCACCTTGGGATGATTCCTACACCACCTTGGGATAATTCCTACGCCACCTTGGGATAATTCCTACGCCACCTTGGGATGATTCCTACACCACCTTGGGATGATTCCTACACCACCTTGGGATGATTCCTACACCACCTTGGGATGATTCCTATATTTTGTCATGAGAGAGGGTGATGGGATTTAACCAAGGACAGCAACAACATATGCTTATGTGACATGAATGTAACACTAAAATAACCTGCTTGATAAATCACATACTGTAGATAACAGAAGAGTTAAATCATCCTTTGCTCATTCTAAAACACTGTGgggcagtttcccagacacagattaaacatagtcctggacttAAAAACTCTATCAAGAGATACTCTATTGACCGTGCTttttcatccaggactatgtttaatctGTGTCAGAGAAACTGTTCTTAAGAGAGTTAGAGTTTGTTTAATATTTAGAGTTTGTTTAATATTTAAAGAGAAGCTAGACTTGATCTCTAAAAAGTAAAGAGGTTTGAAAAGTCTTCTTTTTCTTGTTTGTCTACATtttatccaggctgtatcacatccggccgtgattgggagtccaatagggcagcgcacaattggcccagcgtcgtccgggtttggccggagtaggccgtcattgtaaataagaatttgttcttaactgacttgcctagttaaataaaggttcaatttaaaaacacatacaaaacaaatgTGCTGATGTGATATTTCTCGGAATCTTTTAATGGAAGCTTTGAATTCAAAAACTATTGTGAAACAAAAAACAGGCATTTCAATAacaatatacactacagttcaaaagtttggggtcacttagaaatgtccttgtttttgaaagaaaagcccattttatgtccattaaaatgacatcaaattgatcagaaacacagtgtagacattgttaatgttgttaggccagttttattgcttccttaatcagaacaactgttttcagctgtgctaagatAATTGcataagggttttctaatgatcaattagccttttaaaatgatacacttggattagctgacACAACATGCCATTTGAACACAGGACTGAGGGTTGCtggtaatgggcctctgtacgcctatgtagatattcaaaaaaaaaaattaaatcagccgtttccagctacaatagtcatttacaacattaacaatgtctacactgcatttctaATCAacttgatgtcattttaatggattaaaaatgagcttttctttcaaaaactaggacatttctaagtgaccccgaacttttgaatggtagtatatCTGTTAGTTCATATTTACATTGAGAATGCAGTACAGCGTATTACACAATATGTTTTAAATGCATCACATACACAGATTTACAGTTACTGCAACATTTATAACAGAGGTCTATTAACTTCATAACCCACACGTCTCTGTTAATACTTCAGTAGCTGGCAGTTGAGAAGTCATCAAGTTCCTCACATGGTTACCAGCCTCTTAAAAAGGGCAGTGAAGCTTATTATTCCCTCATTCTGTGCAATAAGTAGCTGTAACAATAATATCACTGACATTTCAACTATCCACTagcacttaaccctaatcttaaacataacccttatcctaaccttaacccttaagcTAACACTTATTCTAACCATAAGTGTAACCTTAGCAAGCAATTTCTTATCAACAGATAGCTTATTCATAGTATGTACAGAATCTCTAGATGGGTTATCCAGATTGTCCAAAGAAAGTGTGACCGAAAGTACTTCTTGCCTCACAGTATTTCTTTTGCAATCTTACAAAAATTGCAAAATGTATACAATTTCACATCGTACCACGTGAGAGTAGGCTAAAATAATCTGTAGGCTAAAATCAACACATCCTGCATATCTCGTTTGGCAATTACAGTTTCACTTCATTACAAAGGTTAGCTTATCACAAAATGCTTTAACTTTACGGAGACAGCATCCTGAAAAGCTAATTGTTATTAATATATGTCCATATTAGTTGCTCAAGACCAAGGATTTTTTTATTCCTTGCTCACGACCAGCTATTGTTCAGCACCCAATTTAGAAGGCTCCAACAGTGATAGAactattgttggttaagggcttgtaagtaagcaattcactgttgtatttggcgcatgtgatatttaaaatgtaatttgataTCCATTTTATCTAAGCATCTAGTCTAGTGGCTTGGGACTGAGTTTGTAGAGCTATTTTGCAATCATTTATAGAAGCTCCAGTTCCCTATACAATGTCTGCTTCTCTCATCTGATTAAACTCCTCTGATTACACTAGAAAAACAGGAAGAAACAGCGGTGATGAAGTTGAAGTCGCAAGTCAGTCACAAGATCAAACTGTAAGATACATTGTGAGATACAATGTACAGTACAACTGAAATGTGAAAACAAAGAATCAATGGTCCAAATATTTCAAAGCACTGATTATAGCTGGCACAGTGGCCAGGACAAATCCCTACAGGGAAGACATCTAGAGGGGAACCATACTCTGGGTGGGGCTGTGTGGTGGTGCATCTGTTCATGTGAATGTGTCTGAATGAACATGAGGCTACATAGCAGAGTGCATGTTCTGCACTGTGTGCATTGTTAGGTGTGGGTGTGATGGAATGAAGCCTCCTGAGGATGTGGTTACTAACAACAGTCAGCATTAGCATTAGACACAATATCTACAATACAATGTCATCTAGAGATTTAAACAGCTGCTGCTGTTCGCTATGGAGCCGCTGGCTCACATTCTTGCACTCCACCATAGAAATGTGTGTGATGGCTGTTTCCGAGCATCCTTTCCCCCTCCCCACCTTTTTCAGATGGTCCTTGATGTAGAGGCGGAACTTCCTGGTGGCGAAGCAGTACACTACAGGGTCCAGGAGGCAGTTGAGCCCCATCAGCATCAAGGTGACCTGGTGGGCATCGTTAAGCCACTGCCTGGTCCGCTGGCCCCAGTCCATTCTGCCCCAGCCCTCCTTGATCTCCAGTACAGCCAGAGTCCAGGGGCCCTGGACCATGTGGTGGGGGAGGAAGCACACCACGAACACCCCCACCACGGCACACAGCATCTGCAGGGCCTGGCCCTTAACCCCCCGGAGCTGGGATGAACTGGAGCCCCGAGTCTGGGTAGGGGACTGGGCGAGCAGGGCACGGGCGATGAGCAGGTTACAGACTACTACGAGGAAGAAGACCAAGACGAAGCACCCCACGATGATGAGGTGGGTGGTGGCCACAGTCCGCTTCTCGTCGTCAGTCTTGTTGTGGTAGCCCTCAAAGCAGCGCGACACGTTGCCGTCGTCCACCTGGATGCCCGTCTCCAAGA is a genomic window of Salvelinus namaycush isolate Seneca chromosome 15, SaNama_1.0, whole genome shotgun sequence containing:
- the LOC120059814 gene encoding platelet-activating factor receptor-like — translated: MELLALAEPTVESTMEMEEDMTVNTTVKLSTVGKITFLDSEFRYTLFPVFYGVVFVLGLIANSYVLFVLQRLRHAKAMSEIRIYMANLTVADLLFVCALPFWIGYYHHRGDWRYGDFLCRVTGAFFFINTYCSILFLAAISVNRYWAITRPLDAASSDHWRRGVAVTMVIWALTLSMSVPYLLETGIQVDDGNVSRCFEGYHNKTDDEKRTVATTHLIIVGCFVLVFFLVVVCNLLIARALLAQSPTQTRGSSSSQLRGVKGQALQMLCAVVGVFVVCFLPHHMVQGPWTLAVLEIKEGWGRMDWGQRTRQWLNDAHQVTLMLMGLNCLLDPVVYCFATRKFRLYIKDHLKKVGRGKGCSETAITHISMVECKNVSQRLHSEQQQLFKSLDDIVL